One window from the genome of Salvia splendens isolate huo1 chromosome 9, SspV2, whole genome shotgun sequence encodes:
- the LOC121747786 gene encoding rRNA biogenesis protein RRP5-like isoform X1 → MAPPAKKFNSKPSSERPCGRPIASSQLPLQLEDDAPDFPRGGGTLLSREERNEAREGVEKDFETEIRVLKKRKKEKRVQHKDNSTEDDLGLLFGDGITGKLPRFANKITLKNVSSGMKLWGVIAEVNEKDIIVSLPGGLRGLVRACDAFDPISSDEVNGDVDNSFLSRIYQKGQLVSCVVLQVDDDKKELAKRKIWLSLRLSVLHKSLNLDSIQEGMVLSAYVKSIEDHGFMLHFGLPAFAGFMPKKNQSEGRNINVGIGQLLQGIVKSVDRSRKVVHMSSDMDVVSKYVTKELKGISIDLLVPGMMVNARVQSTLENGILLSFLTYFTGTVDIFNLDKTFPSSKWKNDYAKNIKFNARILFIDPSTRAVGLTLSPQLVSNKASTSLVKVGDIFEQCKVVRVDKGSGLLLEVPTEPFPTPAYVNVNDVADKEVKLDKIFKEGSSARARILGYRHLEGLATATLKTSAFEGSVFTHSDVKPGMVVKAKVIAIDSFGAIVQLASGVKALCLGFSGVKALCPLRHMSEFEITKPRKKFEVGTELVFRVLGCKSKRITVTHKKTLVKSKLEILSSYADGSDGLVTHGWITKIEKHGCFVRFYNGVQGFAPRSELGLGPGSDIHSMYHVEQVVKCRVVKCLPASHRINLSFNITPTRGSEGELIKPGSLVSGVVESVATKTIVVAVHESSRMKGTIVLEHLADHHGLATLLISVMKPGYHFDKLLVLDVEGNNLILTAKNSLVNSIEQLPAEISQISCHSVVHGYICNIIDAGCFVRFMGRLTGFAPKSKVTDDRRSDLSEVFFVGQSVRSNIVDISSDTGRITLSLKQSLCSSTDASFIQEYFLLEEKISELQVSDSQGLPLKWTNGFCISSVIEGKVHEIKDFGVVISFQEYSDVFGFISHYHLAETTLEKHSVVRAAVLDVSRVERLVDLSLKPELINKTKEESSASKTLKKKRKRESHKELEDNQVVNAIVEIVKENYLVLSFPAYNYSIGYASLTDYNTQRFPTTQFSHGQSVTATVMALPGPTTGGRLLLLLKSLSDGMETSSSKRAKKSSYDVGSLVQAEISETKPLELRVKFGSGFNGRIHITEATDDNSDESPFSEYRVGQKLTARIVSKGNRTESSRGYHGWDLSVKPSLLKGDTEMSKSLSSEDINYSYGQRVYGFVYKIDPEWAWLTVSREFMAQLYILDSSSEPCELVDFQKRFYVGKAVSGFVINVNKEKKLLRVALRAPPASGKLKEADSDRHSLCQLVQGSVVGGRISKILPGVGGLLVQIDQHHYGKVHFTELTDAWVSNPLSGYQEGQFVKCRVLEINHAFKGSVHVDLSLRSAQDASGHTSTRRVDTITDFHPDMAVHGYVKNVSKKGCFIMLSRNIDARILISNLSDDFIENPEKDFSIGQLVTGKVLSVEPLSKRAEVTLRTSSAVDAPKSNANHLNQIMVGDIINGKVKRVESYGLFISIDQTNVVGLCHVSELSDDHVDDLPAKFKAGEIVTAKVLKVDKERNRVSLGMKNSYIAGEGGSTTPSRQSIDVTVGMNGSVTTSEPSLSQSSSEDMENGSDADHIPLLADAESRALVPPLEVQLDDIESLDIQGDISESVVDVTDGNEEKTDKKTKKRAREEREREIRAAEERLLEKDIPRSAEEFEKLIRSSPNSSFIWIKYMAFKLSLADIEKARSIAERALRTINIREESEKLNIWVAYFNLENEYGNPPEEAVQKIFERALQYCDPKKVNLALLGMYERTEQLKLADDLLNKMSRKFKHSCKVWLRKIQSLVKKNGDGVQSVVERGLKSLPRHKHIKFITQTAILEFKCGVPDRGRSLFEKMLREYPKRTDLWSVYLDQEIRVGDTDLIRALFERAISLSLPPKKMKFLFNKYLQYEKSTGDEQYVESVKAKAMEYVATLD, encoded by the exons ATGGCGCCGCCTGCGAAGAAATTTAACTCGAAACCTAGCTCGGAAAGACCTTGTGGCCGCCCCATTGCTTCGTCACAGTTGCCTCTTCAGCTCGAAGACGATGCTCCCGACTTCCCAAGAG GAGGGGGGACTTTACTTAGTAGGGAAGAGAGAAATGAGGCTAGGGAAGGAGTGGAGAAGGACTTTGAGACAGAGATTAGAGTcctaaagaaaagaaagaaggaaaaaagggTGCAACATAAGGATAATTCGACAGAGGATGATCTAGGGTTGCTATTTGGAGATGGAATTACAGGGAAATTGCCAAGGTTTGCTAATAAAATCACTTTAAAG AATGTGTCATCGGGAATGAAACTATGGGGCGTAATTGCTGAAGTTAATGAGAAAGATATCATAGTTAGCCTTCCTGGAGGCTTGAGGGGACTGGTTCGTGCATGTGATGCATTTGATCCCATTTCCAGTGATGAAGTCAATGGG GATGTGGATAATAGCTTCCTTTCTCGAATTTACCAGAAAGGGCAGCTTGTATCTTGTGTGGTTTTGCAAGTGGATGATGATAAGAAAGAATTAGCAAAGAGAAAGATCTGGCTTTCTCTGCGCCTATCTGTATTGCACAAAAGCTTAAATCTGGACTCTATTCAAGAAGGAATG GTGCTAAGTGCATATGTGAAGAGCATAGAGGATCATGGTTTTATGCTTCACTTTGGGTTGCCCGCTTTTGCTGGATTTATGCCAAAGAAAAATCAATCTG AGGGAAGAAACATTAATGTAGGCATAGGGCAGCTTTTACAAGGGATTGTTAAAAGTGTGGACAGATCTCGAAAGGTAGTCCATATGAGTTCCGATATGGATGTGGTATCAAAATATGTG ACCAAAGAGCTTAAGGGTATTTCAATCGATCTTCTTGTTCCTGGCATGATGGTTAATGCTCGTGTGCAATCAACTCTCGAAAACGGCATTTTGCTATCCTTTCTTACATACTTCACTGGAACT GTTGATATATTTAATCTAGACAAAACTTTTCCATCTTCAAAATGGAAGAATGATTATGCTAAAAATATTAAG TTTAATGCTCGCATCTTGTTTATCGACCCTTCAACTAGAGCTGTTGGTTTGACATTGAGTCCTCAGCTTGTCAGTAATAAAGCTTCAACATCT CTAGTTAAGGTTGGAGACATTTTTGAACAATGCAAAGTAGTCAGGGTTGATAAAGGGTCAGgccttcttcttgaagttcctACTGAACCATTTCCGACCCCTGCTTATGTCAAT GTAAATGATGTAGCTGATAAGGAAGTTAAATTGGATAAGATCTTTAAGGAAGGTAGCTCTGCCCGTGCCAGGATACTGGGATATAGGCACTTGGAAGGGCTTGCAACTGCTACTCTAAAG ACTAGTGCATTTGAAGGCTCAGTTTTCACTCACTCTGATGTGAAGCCGGGAATGGTTGTAAAAGCTAAAGTTATTGCAATCGACAGTTTTGGTGCTATTGTTCAACTTGCTAGTGGTGTGAAAGCACTATGTCTAGGGTTTAGTGGTGTGAAAGCACTATGTCCCCTCCGCCATATGTCAGAGTTTGAGATTACAAAGCCCAGGAAGAAGTTTGAG gtGGGAACGGAGTTAGTTTTTCGTGTTCTCGGTTGCAAGTCCAAGAGAATAACAGTTACACACAAGAAAACTCTT GTGAAATCGAAGCTTGAGATCCTTAGTTCTTATGCGGATGGGAGTGATGGGTTAGTCACTCATGGGTGGATTACAAAGATCGAGAAGCATGGATGCTTCGTTCGGTTCTACAACGGGGTTCAAGGATTTGCTCCTAG ATCTGAACTTGGTTTGGGTCCTGGCAGTGACATACATTCTATGTATCATGTCGAACAAGTTGTCAAATGTAGAGTTGTCAAGTGCCTTCCTGCCTCGCACCGGATAAATCTCAGTTTCAACATCACACCCACAAG GGGATCTGAGGGTGAACTAATCAAACCAGGCAGTTTAGTCTCTGGAGTTGTTGAGAGTGTAGCAACCAAAACAATAGTAGTGGCTGTCCATGAATCAAGTCGCATGAAAGGCACCATAGTTCTTGAACATTTGGCAGACCACCATG GTCTTGCCACTTTGTTGATTTCTGTTATGAAGCCAGGATACCATTTTGATAAACTCTTGGTTCTTG ATGTTGAAGGAAACAATCTGATACTCACAGCAAAGAATTCACTGGTTAACTCAATCGAGCAGCTTCCTGCTGAAATTAGCCAAATTAGCTGTCATTCTGTGGTTCAT GGTTACATATGCAATATAATTGACGCTGGTTGCTTTGTTCGCTTTATGGGACGTTTAACTGGATTTGCTCCCAAAAGCAAG GTTACTGATGACAGGAGATCAGATCTTTCTGAAGTCTTCTTTGTTGGGCAGTCTGTACGAAGCAACATTGTGGAT ATTTCCAGTGATACGGGTAGAATAACACTATCACTGAAGCAGTCTTTGTGCTCTTCAACTGATGCATCTTTCATACAAGAATACTTTCTTTTGGAAGAGAAG ATTTCGGAGCTACAAGTATCAGACTCTCAGGGCCTTCCGCTGAAATGGACCAATGGATTCTGTATTAGCAGTGTCATTGAAGGAAAAGTACATGAAATTAAAGATTTTGGTGTTGTTATCAGCTTCCAGGAATATAGTGATGTCTTTGGCTTTATCTCACATTATCACT TGGCTGAAACCACCTTGGAAAAGCACTCTGTTGTTCGAGCTGCAGTTCTTGATGTTTCCAGGGTTGAACGCCTTGTAGATCTATCATTAAAGCCAGAGctcataaataaaacaaaggAAGAGAGTTCTGCTTCAAAAACGCTTAAAAAG AAGCGCAAAAGAGAATCCCATAAGGAGTTGGAGGATAATCAAGTGGTTAATGCAATTGTTGAGATTGTAAAGGAAAATTATTTG GTTCTCTCTTTTCCAGCATATAATTACTCGATAGGTTATGCATCATTGACAGATTACAATACCCAGAGATTTCCGACTACACAGTTTTCCCACGGACAGAG TGTCACGGCCACTGTAATGGCTCTTCCAGGTCCGACAACTGGAGGGAGATTGCTACTGCTTCTCAAGTCCTTGAGTGATGGCATGGAGACATCCAGTTCTAAGCGTGCAAAGAAGTCTAGTTATGATGTTGGATCTCTTGTTCAAGCAGAG ATTTCTGAAACAAAGCCGCTTGAACTTCGAGTAAAATTTGGTTCTGGATTTAATGGAAGAATACATATAACTGAG GCAACGGATGATAACTCTGATGAAAGTCCCTTCAGTGAATACAGAGTTGGTCAAAAACTGACTGCAAGGATAGTTTCGAAGGGTAATAGGACAGAGAGTAGTAGGGGATATCATGGATGGGATTTGTCAGTTAAGCCATCTTTACTTAAAG GAGATACTGAAATGAGTAAATCATTATCTTCTGAAGACATAAACTATTCCTACGGACAACGTGTTTATGGTTTTGTGTATAAGATCGACCCTGAGTGGGCCTGGCTGACTGTTTCTAGAGAGTTTATGGCGCAGCTGTATATTCTTGACTCTTCAAGTGAACCCTGTGAACTTGTGGATTTCCAGAAGAGATTTTATGTGGGCAAAGCTGTTTCAGGATTCGTAATAAATGTGAATAAGGAGAAGAAGTTACTTCGTGTAGCCTTGCGTGCACCACCTGCTTCTGGGAAACTCAAAGAAGCTGATTCTGATCGTCATTCATTATGTCAGTTAGTTCAAGGAAGTGTTGTAGGTGGCAGGATTTCTAAAATCCTTCCTGGTGTTGGAGGATTGCTGGTCCAAATTGATCAGCACCATTACGGCAAAGTTCATTTTACTGAACTGACTGATGCATGGGTCTCAAATCCACTTTCTGGTTATCAGGAAGGACAATTTGTGAAATGTAGGGTCTTGGAAATTAACCATGCTTTCAAGGGGAGTGTCCATGTTGACTTATCCCTCCGATCAGCACAAGATGCTTCAGG GCATACTTCTACTCGACGTGTGGACACAATAACAGACTTTCATCCTGATATGGCAGTACAT GGTTATGTTAAAAATGTGTCCAAAAAAGGATGTTTTATTATGCTTTCACGGAATATTGATGCCAGAATCCTCATTTCAAATTTGTCAGACGACTTTATTGAAAATCCTGAGAAGGATTTCTCAATTGGACAACTTGTGACTGGGAA GGTACTTTCGGTGGAGCCATTATCAAAGCGTGCTGAAGTTACCCTTCGGACTTCAAGTGCTGTCGACGCTCCAAAGTCCAATGCTAATCACTTAAACCAAATTATGGTGGGAGATATTATCAATGGAAAAGTCAAGCGGGTTGAGTCTTATGGGCTGTTTATATCCATAGATCAGACAAATGTT GTTGGTCTGTGCCATGTTTCAGAGCTTTCTGATGATCATGTCGATGATCTACCAGCAAAGTTTAAAGCAGGAGAGATAGTGACAGCAAAAGTTCTGAAG GTGGATAAAGAGAGAAATCGAGTTTCCTTGGGAATGAAGAACTCATATATAGCAGGCGAGGGAGGTTCTACGACACCTTCAAGGCAAAGCATTGATGTTACCGTTGGCATGAATGGTTCGGTTACAACATCTGAGCCATCACTATCCCAGAGCAGCTCAGAGGACATGGAAAATGGATCTGATGCTGATCATATACCTCTACTAGCTGATGCAGAATCCAGGGCTCTTGTGCCACCACTTGAGGTCCAACTGGATGATATAGAAAGCTTAGATATTCAAGGTGATATTAGTGAAAGTGTAGTGGATGTTACAGATGGCAATGAAGAGAAAACCgataagaaaacaaaaaagagaGCTAGAGAAGAAAG GGAACGAGAAATAAGAGCTGCTGAAGAGAGGCTTCTAGAAAAAGATATCCCGAGGAGTGCCGAAGAATTTGAGAAACTTATTCGGAGTTCTCCAAATAGCAGCTTTATATGGATAAAGTATATGGCATTTAAGCTCTCTTTGGCAGATATTGAGAAGGCACGGTCAATTGCTGAAAG GGCATTGAGAACAATAAATATCCGAGAAGAGTCCGAGAAGCTGAATATCTGGGTTGCTTACTTCAACTTAGAAAATGAGTACGGCAATCCTCCAGAG GAGGCTGTTCAAAAAATATTTGAGAGAGCATTGCAGTACTGTGACCCAAAAAAGGTGAATCTAGCGCTTCTAGGCATGTATGAGAGAACGGAACAACTTAAATTGGCTGATGATCTTCTTAACAAGATGAGTAGAAAGTTCAAGCATTCGTGCAAG GTGTGGTTGAGAAAGATTCAGTCTCTTGTGAAGAAAAATGGTGATGGGGTTCAGTCGGTGGTGGAACGGGGTCTGAAGAGCCTCCCCCGTCAcaagcacataaaattcataacGCAGACGGCCATCCTAGAGTTCAAATGTGGGGTTCCAGACAGAGGAAGATCCTTGTTTGAGAAGATGCTGAGGGAGTATCCCAAGAGAACAGATTTATGGAGCGTGTACCTCGATCAA GAGATCCGGGTTGGTGATACAGATTTGATCCGTGCACTATTTGAGAGAGCAATAAGTTTGAGCCTTCCCCCAAAGAAGATGAAG TTCTTGTTCAACAAGTATCTCCAGTACGAGAAGTCCACCGGTGACGAACAATACGTTGAATCTGTCAAGGCCAAGGCTATGGAATATGTAGCCACTCTTGATTGA